In a single window of the Chlamydomonas reinhardtii strain CC-503 cw92 mt+ chromosome 1, whole genome shotgun sequence genome:
- a CDS encoding ribosomal protein S2, with protein MAWPNRSSTPRTMADRGGERAERGERGSFGRGFGGRGDRGRGRGARRARGKKEDEEKWVPCTKLGRLVQQGKIKSLEQIYLFSMPVKEYQIVEYFLGSALKDEVMKIMPVQKQTRAGQRTRFKAFVVVGDFNGHIGLGVKCAKEVATAIRGAIIQAKMSVVPVRRGYWGNKIGKVHTVPTKVTGKCGSVTIRLTPAPRGAGIVAARTPKKVLQMAGIEDCYTCSRGSTKTLGNFVRATFNALSRTYGFLTPELWRESKYTKAPFQEFTDFLAKPHIGESKGEAYAY; from the exons ATGGCCTGGCCAAA TCGTAGCTCAACACCAAG AACAATGGCCGATCGCGGTGGTGAGCGTGCAGAGCGCGGTGAGCGTGGCTCTTTCggccgcggcttcggcggccgtggcgaccgcggccgtggccggggtgctcgccgcgctcgcggcaagaaggaggacgaggagaagTGGGTGCCCTGCACCAAGCTgggccgcctcgtccagcag GGCAAGATTAAGTCGCTGGAGCAGATCTACCTGTTCTCCATGCCCGTCAAGGAGTACCAGATTGTTGAGTACTTCCTGGGCTCGGCTCTGAAGGACGAGGTGATGAAGATCATGCCCGTGCAGAAGCAGAcccgcgccggccagcgcACCCGcttcaag GCCTTCGTCGTGGTTGGTGACTTCAACGGCCACATCGGCCTGGGCGTCAAGTGCGCCAAGGAG GTTGCCACCGCCATCCGCGGTGCCATCATCCAGGCCAAGATGTCCGTCGTGCCCGTCCGCCGCGGCTACTGGGGTAACAAGATCGGCAAGGTGCACACCGTGCCCACCAAGGTCACCGGCAAGTGCGGCTCGGTCACCATTCGCctgacccccgccccccgtggTGCCGGTATcgtggccgcccgcacccccaagAAGGTGCTGCAGATGGCCGGTATTGAGGACTGCTACACCTGCTCGCGCGGCTCCACCAAGACCCTGGGCAACTTCGTGCGCGCCACCTTCAACGCGCTGTCGAGGACCTACGGCTTCCTGACCCCCGAGCTGTGGCGCGAGAGCAAGTACACCAAGGCGCCCTTCCAGGAGTTCACCGACTTCCTGGCCAAGCCCCACATTGGCGAGTCCAAGGGCGAGGCGTACGCCTACTAA